From a region of the Pseudoxanthomonas sp. X-1 genome:
- a CDS encoding serine hydrolase domain-containing protein, translating to MKSVIGCLLCTALLLAVAPADAGALPKPAQIDAQVARLMQRTGAQGLAVAVIDGGQPVYVQAYGKRNAKGDPLTVDTVMYGASLTKTVFAYTVMRWVGQDRIALDTSIAEYLPQPLPQYTGADIVARYTDWSALDERWRKLTPRLLLQHASGFANFNFLEPDEKLHFHFDPGTRYAYSGDGLATLQFVLEQGRGLDVGKGTDAVFAELGMTRTALKWREDFADNLADGWDAQGKPEPHDDRSRVRAAGSMDTTIGDLARFAAALVAGRGIGAREQAEMLRPQLAITTRSQFPTLQPELPPAQRRKDLSAGLGVVTFDGPQGPGFFKGGHNDTTGNTLVCLRRQQRCLLVLGNDVRAEKGFAELVEFVLGKTGVPYDWEHGTS from the coding sequence ATGAAGTCCGTCATCGGCTGTCTGCTGTGCACCGCCCTGTTGCTCGCCGTCGCGCCGGCCGATGCGGGCGCCTTACCCAAGCCCGCGCAGATCGATGCGCAGGTCGCCAGGCTGATGCAGCGCACCGGCGCCCAGGGCCTGGCCGTCGCCGTCATCGACGGCGGCCAGCCGGTCTACGTCCAGGCCTACGGCAAGCGCAACGCCAAGGGCGACCCGCTCACCGTCGACACGGTGATGTACGGCGCCTCGCTCACCAAGACCGTGTTCGCCTACACCGTGATGCGCTGGGTCGGGCAGGATCGCATCGCGCTGGACACCTCCATCGCCGAGTACCTGCCGCAGCCGCTGCCGCAGTACACCGGCGCGGACATCGTCGCGCGCTACACCGACTGGAGCGCGCTGGACGAGCGCTGGCGCAAGCTCACCCCGCGCCTCCTGCTGCAGCATGCCAGCGGGTTCGCCAACTTCAACTTCCTGGAACCGGACGAGAAGCTCCACTTCCACTTCGATCCGGGCACGCGCTATGCGTATTCCGGCGATGGCCTGGCCACGCTGCAGTTCGTGCTCGAACAGGGCCGCGGCCTGGATGTGGGCAAAGGCACCGACGCGGTGTTCGCCGAACTGGGCATGACGCGCACCGCACTGAAGTGGCGCGAGGATTTCGCCGACAACCTGGCCGATGGCTGGGATGCCCAGGGCAAGCCGGAGCCGCACGACGACCGCTCCCGAGTGCGCGCGGCCGGCTCGATGGACACCACCATCGGCGATCTGGCCCGGTTCGCGGCCGCGCTGGTGGCCGGCCGCGGCATCGGCGCGCGCGAGCAGGCCGAGATGCTGCGCCCGCAGCTGGCGATCACCACCCGCAGCCAGTTCCCCACGCTGCAGCCGGAGCTGCCGCCGGCGCAGCGGCGCAAGGACCTTTCCGCCGGCCTGGGCGTGGTGACGTTCGACGGTCCGCAGGGCCCGGGCTTCTTCAAGGGCGGTCACAACGACACCACGGGCAACACCCTGGTGTGCCTGCGGCGGCAGCAACGCTGCCTGCTGGTGCTGGGCAACGACGTGCGCGCCGAGAAGGGCTTCGCCGAGCTGGTGGAGTTCGTGCTCGGCAAGACCGGGGTGCCCTACGACTGGGAACACGGCACGTCCTGA
- a CDS encoding XVIPCD domain-containing protein, producing the protein MDDRNTLQDDGFAAQVSGTQPRPIDRDLSTLLQDNYAVADLRRGVSGPAPTLPGGWARMGDDDLRALGIDPAMQHDAKSGFDASFYRDPQGHVVLAFAGTDEGKDWKHNFGQGLGFDDPQYRQSIELAKKAKVMLGDDLILTGHSLGGGLAAAAALASDTPAVTFNASGVHNKTLERAGLDPKEAKAYAAEGLIRSYAVKNELLTYLQEDSFPLKYAMPDAPGHRITLPDPEPLGVFERLVPGRMLMHQLDLHYIDAVMQAQDQAGLGARASTAEGANAPTANRLLDDAVRALAPQRQRLGLQDDEAFLNTAASLAADARREGLHRIDHVLPGRQGEAVFAVQGGLADPTQRRSAVDLAQASAEPARDSAAQLRQQESPQLAQAAQHEPHRRALQA; encoded by the coding sequence ATGGATGATCGCAACACACTGCAGGACGATGGATTCGCTGCCCAGGTGTCGGGCACGCAGCCGCGCCCGATCGACCGCGACCTCTCCACCCTGCTCCAGGACAACTATGCCGTGGCCGACCTGCGCCGCGGCGTGTCGGGGCCGGCGCCCACGCTCCCCGGCGGCTGGGCGCGGATGGGCGACGACGATCTGCGCGCGCTGGGCATCGATCCCGCCATGCAGCACGACGCCAAGAGCGGCTTCGACGCCTCGTTCTACCGCGATCCACAGGGCCACGTGGTGCTGGCCTTCGCGGGCACCGACGAGGGCAAGGACTGGAAGCACAACTTCGGCCAGGGCCTGGGCTTCGACGACCCGCAGTACCGGCAGTCGATCGAACTGGCCAAGAAGGCCAAGGTCATGCTGGGCGACGACCTCATCCTCACCGGGCATTCGCTGGGCGGCGGACTTGCCGCGGCCGCGGCGCTGGCGTCCGATACGCCCGCGGTGACCTTCAACGCCTCGGGCGTGCACAACAAGACCTTGGAGCGCGCGGGGCTGGATCCCAAGGAGGCCAAGGCCTACGCGGCCGAAGGCCTGATCCGCAGCTACGCCGTCAAGAACGAGCTGCTGACCTATCTGCAGGAGGACAGCTTCCCGCTCAAGTACGCCATGCCCGACGCGCCGGGGCACCGCATCACCCTGCCCGATCCGGAGCCGCTGGGCGTTTTCGAGCGGCTGGTCCCCGGCCGGATGCTCATGCACCAGTTGGATCTGCACTACATCGACGCGGTCATGCAGGCGCAGGACCAGGCCGGCCTCGGCGCGCGCGCCAGCACCGCCGAGGGCGCAAACGCGCCCACCGCCAACCGCCTGCTGGACGATGCGGTGCGCGCCCTGGCGCCGCAGCGTCAACGCCTGGGGCTGCAGGACGACGAGGCCTTCCTCAACACCGCCGCCAGCCTGGCGGCCGACGCCCGCCGCGAAGGCCTGCACCGCATCGACCACGTACTGCCCGGGCGGCAGGGCGAGGCGGTGTTCGCGGTCCAGGGCGGACTGGCCGATCCGACGCAACGGCGCAGCGCGGTGGACCTGGCGCAGGCCAGCGCCGAACCGGCACGCGACAGCGCCGCGCAGCTGCGCCAGCAGGAATCCCCACAGCTGGCCCAGGCGGCGCAGCACGAACCGCACCGGCGCGCGCTGCAGGCCTGA
- a CDS encoding ankyrin repeat domain-containing protein: MRRHVPALAALATSLLMASCAAGPVGAKEKTGMSATMKDSSRIPFHDPAIVPMAQAIQHGDIARIRALAGSTDLAAHGEDNVTLLEWAIWTEQPKALAALLESGADARLLGMDQETVAHMAAMVQPPEYLRVLIAHKAPVDIVSPRGGRTPVFSAVQSGRAPQLEMLIEAGVDLNRKDSMGNTLLHEAASANNGSALLRLLEAGVDPRAVNAQGVTFQRYFFMTRERLLNAQGKQERAAVEAWLTQHGVARE; this comes from the coding sequence ATGCGCAGGCACGTCCCGGCCCTGGCGGCCCTCGCGACTTCCTTGCTCATGGCTTCATGCGCGGCCGGACCGGTCGGCGCGAAGGAGAAGACCGGCATGTCGGCAACGATGAAGGACAGCTCCCGCATCCCCTTCCACGATCCGGCGATCGTGCCGATGGCCCAGGCCATCCAGCACGGCGACATCGCCCGCATCCGCGCGCTTGCCGGCTCGACCGACCTGGCCGCGCACGGCGAGGACAACGTCACCCTGCTCGAATGGGCCATCTGGACCGAACAGCCCAAGGCGCTGGCGGCGCTGCTCGAGTCCGGCGCCGACGCGCGCCTGCTGGGCATGGACCAGGAGACCGTCGCCCACATGGCGGCCATGGTCCAGCCGCCCGAGTACCTGCGCGTGCTGATCGCGCACAAGGCGCCGGTGGACATCGTCAGCCCGCGCGGCGGCCGCACGCCGGTGTTCTCCGCGGTGCAGTCCGGCCGCGCCCCGCAGCTGGAGATGCTGATCGAGGCCGGGGTGGATCTGAATCGCAAGGACAGCATGGGCAACACCTTGCTGCACGAAGCGGCCTCGGCGAACAACGGCAGCGCGCTGCTGCGCCTGCTCGAGGCCGGCGTCGACCCGCGCGCGGTCAACGCGCAGGGCGTGACCTTCCAGCGCTACTTCTTCATGACCCGGGAGCGGCTGCTCAACGCGCAGGGCAAGCAGGAGCGCGCGGCCGTCGAAGCCTGGCTGACCCAGCACGGGGTCGCCCGCGAGTAG
- a CDS encoding LysR family transcriptional regulator, producing MDFGQSLRAFQRVVELGGFTRAAESLGLPKASVSIAVQQLEARVGTQLLHRTTRRVQPTADGRAFYQRSRDVLADLEELQGMFHTEGRQLRGRLRVDMSSGMARLLVLPKLPAFLAEHPQLEIELSATDRLVDVVREGFDCVLRGGTPQDSALVARPLGVMQIVNCASPAYLARRGVPAGLEDLATHELVHYASVLGQRAAGFEYFDGTTYRLLPMGGAVTVNNVEAYHVAALAGLGIIQVPLLGVRDALARGELVEVVPQLVAEPMPLTLLYAQRRHLPRRVRVFMDWLAGLLTPHLAPLPRG from the coding sequence ATGGACTTCGGCCAGTCCCTGCGAGCCTTCCAACGCGTGGTCGAGCTGGGCGGCTTCACCCGCGCCGCCGAATCGCTGGGACTGCCCAAGGCCAGCGTGTCGATCGCCGTGCAGCAGCTGGAAGCGCGCGTGGGCACCCAGCTGCTCCATCGCACCACAAGGCGCGTGCAGCCCACCGCCGACGGCCGCGCGTTCTACCAGCGCAGCCGCGACGTGCTGGCCGACCTGGAGGAACTGCAGGGCATGTTCCACACCGAGGGCCGGCAGCTGCGCGGCCGGTTGCGGGTGGACATGAGCAGCGGCATGGCGCGGCTGCTGGTGCTGCCGAAGCTTCCGGCGTTCCTGGCCGAACATCCGCAGCTGGAGATCGAACTCAGCGCCACCGACCGGCTGGTGGACGTGGTCCGCGAGGGCTTCGACTGCGTGCTGCGCGGCGGCACCCCGCAGGACAGCGCCTTGGTCGCCCGGCCGCTGGGCGTGATGCAGATCGTCAACTGCGCCAGCCCGGCCTACCTCGCCCGGCGCGGCGTGCCTGCGGGGCTGGAGGACCTGGCCACGCACGAGCTGGTGCACTACGCCAGCGTGCTCGGCCAACGCGCTGCGGGCTTCGAGTATTTCGACGGCACGACCTACCGCCTGCTGCCGATGGGCGGCGCGGTCACCGTGAACAACGTGGAGGCCTACCACGTCGCGGCGCTGGCCGGCCTGGGCATCATCCAGGTGCCCCTGCTGGGCGTGCGCGACGCACTGGCGCGTGGCGAGCTGGTCGAGGTGGTGCCGCAGCTGGTGGCCGAGCCGATGCCGCTCACGCTGCTGTACGCGCAGCGCAGGCATCTGCCGCGGCGCGTGCGGGTCTTCATGGACTGGCTGGCCGGGCTGCTGACGCCGCACCTGGCGCCGCTGCCCCGCGGCTGA
- a CDS encoding SDR family oxidoreductase has protein sequence MSTSPRITLITGANRGLGRNGALAVAKAGSDVIVTYRSHADEALAVVAQIQALGQRAAALQFDVADASALPGFIEALRAQLGQWQATQLHALVNNAGTALYAPIAETTPAQFEEMVAVHLRGPYFLTQALLPLIADGGRILNISSGLARFAAPGSSAYAMMKGGIEVFTRYLAKELGARGISVNTLAPGAIETDFGGGRVRDDAHVNAMVSSVTALGRPGKPDDIGPVIAMLLDPATQWVNAQRVEASGGMLI, from the coding sequence ATGAGCACTTCCCCCCGTATCACCCTGATCACCGGTGCCAACCGCGGCCTGGGCCGCAACGGTGCGCTGGCTGTGGCCAAGGCCGGCAGCGACGTGATCGTGACCTACCGCAGCCATGCCGACGAGGCGCTGGCGGTGGTGGCGCAGATCCAGGCGCTGGGCCAGCGCGCCGCGGCGTTGCAGTTCGATGTGGCCGACGCTTCGGCGCTGCCCGGTTTCATCGAGGCGCTGCGCGCGCAGCTCGGCCAGTGGCAGGCCACGCAGCTGCATGCGCTGGTGAACAACGCGGGCACCGCGCTGTACGCGCCGATCGCCGAGACCACGCCGGCGCAGTTCGAGGAGATGGTCGCCGTGCATCTGCGCGGGCCGTACTTCCTGACCCAGGCGCTGCTGCCGCTGATCGCCGACGGTGGGCGCATCCTCAACATCTCCAGCGGCCTGGCGCGTTTCGCGGCGCCGGGCAGCTCGGCCTACGCGATGATGAAGGGCGGGATCGAAGTGTTCACGCGTTACCTGGCCAAGGAACTGGGTGCGCGCGGCATCAGCGTCAACACACTGGCCCCGGGCGCCATCGAGACCGACTTCGGCGGTGGCCGCGTGCGCGACGACGCGCACGTCAACGCGATGGTGTCCTCGGTCACCGCACTCGGCCGCCCGGGCAAGCCGGACGACATCGGTCCGGTCATCGCCATGCTGCTCGACCCGGCCACGCAGTGGGTCAACGCGCAGCGCGTGGAGGCCTCGGGCGGCATGCTGATCTGA
- a CDS encoding CstA-like transporter-associated (seleno)protein gives MGTALVPVGQYQVHRRVWRRLVQTARLCCGIPDYDNYVRHVLEKHPDRTPMDYKTFFRERQEARFGGGRGFRCC, from the coding sequence ATGGGCACCGCGCTGGTTCCCGTCGGTCAGTACCAGGTGCACCGCCGCGTATGGCGGCGCCTGGTGCAGACCGCGCGGCTGTGCTGCGGCATCCCCGACTACGACAACTACGTGCGCCACGTGCTGGAGAAGCACCCGGACCGCACGCCGATGGACTACAAGACCTTCTTCCGCGAGCGCCAGGAAGCGCGCTTCGGCGGGGGGCGCGGCTTCCGCTGCTGCTGA
- a CDS encoding carbon starvation CstA family protein — protein MKGLSKVAWALLALLGAFCLGTVALRRGETVNALWIVVAAVSLYLVAYRYYALFIANKVMRLDATRATPAVLRNDGLDYVPTNKHVLFGHHFAAIAGAGPLVGPVLAAQMGYLPGLLWLVLGVVFAGAVQDFMVLFISSRRDARSLGDLVREEMGQIPGTIALFGAFLIMIIILGVLAMVVVNALAESPWGTFTVFATMPIAILMGLYMRYIRPGKIGEISVVGLVLLLAAIWLGGKVAADPTWGPALTFTKVQITWMMIGYGFVASVLPVWLLLAPRDYLSTFLKIGTIIALAIGILIVMPDLKMPALTEYAHTGKGPVWTGGLFPFLFITIACGAVSGFHALISSGTTPKLLANEAHMPYIGYGGMLMESFVAIMALVAACIIDPGVYFAMNAPPAVVGTDVVAVAAKVSEMGFVITPDVLTATAKDIGETTILNRAGGAPTLAVGIAQILHAVLPTGDSMGFWYHFAILFEALFILTAVDAGTRSGRFMLQDLIGNFVPAMKRTESWTANIIATGGCVALWGYLLHSGVTDPFGGIKTLWPLFGISNQMLAGIALLLGTVVLFKLKRDRYAWVCGIPALWLLACTTTAGLIKLFDSNPGQGFLAQAHKFQDAIGRGEVLAPAKSMAEMHKVVVNAYVNTALTTLFLLVVAMVLVYSVKAILAARRNPQRSDRETEYVALTPAQMADL, from the coding sequence ATGAAGGGGTTATCCAAGGTCGCCTGGGCGCTGCTCGCGCTGCTGGGGGCGTTCTGTCTCGGAACGGTGGCGCTGCGGCGCGGGGAAACCGTCAATGCGTTGTGGATCGTGGTGGCGGCCGTCTCGCTGTATCTGGTCGCCTACCGCTACTACGCCTTGTTCATCGCCAACAAGGTGATGCGGCTGGACGCCACGCGGGCCACGCCGGCGGTACTGCGCAACGACGGCCTGGACTACGTGCCGACCAACAAGCACGTGCTGTTCGGCCACCACTTCGCCGCCATCGCCGGCGCCGGCCCGCTGGTCGGCCCGGTGCTGGCCGCACAGATGGGCTACCTGCCCGGCCTGCTGTGGCTGGTGCTGGGCGTGGTCTTCGCCGGCGCGGTGCAGGACTTCATGGTGCTGTTCATTTCCAGCCGGCGCGACGCGCGTTCGCTGGGCGATCTGGTGCGCGAGGAGATGGGCCAGATCCCCGGCACCATCGCCCTGTTCGGCGCCTTCCTGATCATGATCATCATCCTGGGCGTGCTGGCAATGGTGGTGGTCAACGCCCTGGCCGAGAGCCCGTGGGGCACCTTCACCGTGTTCGCCACCATGCCCATCGCGATCCTGATGGGCCTGTACATGCGCTACATCCGGCCGGGCAAGATCGGCGAGATCTCGGTCGTCGGCCTGGTGCTGCTGCTGGCCGCGATCTGGCTGGGCGGCAAGGTCGCCGCCGACCCGACCTGGGGCCCGGCGCTGACCTTCACCAAGGTGCAGATCACCTGGATGATGATCGGCTACGGCTTCGTGGCCTCGGTGCTGCCGGTGTGGCTGCTGCTGGCCCCGCGCGACTACCTGTCCACCTTCCTCAAGATCGGCACCATCATCGCGCTGGCCATCGGCATCCTGATCGTGATGCCCGACCTGAAGATGCCGGCGCTGACCGAGTACGCGCATACCGGCAAGGGCCCGGTGTGGACCGGCGGGCTGTTCCCGTTCCTGTTCATCACCATCGCCTGCGGCGCGGTGTCCGGCTTCCATGCGCTGATCTCCTCGGGCACCACACCCAAGCTGCTGGCCAATGAGGCGCACATGCCCTACATCGGCTACGGCGGCATGCTGATGGAGTCCTTCGTGGCGATCATGGCGCTGGTGGCGGCCTGCATCATCGACCCGGGCGTGTACTTCGCCATGAACGCGCCGCCGGCCGTGGTCGGCACCGACGTGGTGGCCGTGGCCGCCAAGGTCAGCGAGATGGGCTTCGTGATCACCCCCGACGTGCTCACCGCCACCGCCAAGGACATCGGCGAGACCACCATCCTCAACCGCGCCGGCGGCGCGCCGACGCTGGCGGTGGGCATCGCCCAGATCCTGCACGCCGTGCTGCCCACCGGCGACTCGATGGGCTTCTGGTACCACTTCGCGATCCTGTTCGAGGCGTTGTTCATCCTGACCGCGGTCGATGCGGGCACACGCTCGGGCCGCTTCATGCTGCAGGACCTGATCGGCAACTTCGTCCCGGCGATGAAGCGCACCGAGTCGTGGACGGCCAACATCATCGCCACCGGCGGCTGCGTGGCGCTGTGGGGCTATCTGCTGCACTCGGGCGTGACCGATCCGTTCGGCGGCATCAAGACGCTGTGGCCGCTGTTCGGCATCTCCAACCAGATGCTGGCCGGCATCGCGCTGCTGCTCGGCACGGTGGTGCTGTTCAAGCTCAAGCGCGATCGCTACGCCTGGGTCTGCGGCATCCCGGCGCTGTGGCTGCTGGCATGCACCACCACGGCCGGGCTGATCAAGCTGTTCGACAGCAATCCGGGCCAGGGCTTCCTGGCGCAGGCGCACAAGTTCCAGGACGCGATCGGCCGCGGCGAGGTGTTGGCGCCGGCCAAGTCGATGGCCGAGATGCACAAGGTGGTGGTCAACGCCTACGTCAACACCGCGCTGACCACGCTGTTCCTGCTGGTGGTGGCGATGGTGCTGGTGTATTCGGTCAAGGCGATCCTGGCCGCGCGCCGCAACCCCCAGCGCAGCGATCGGGAAACCGAGTACGTGGCGCTGACGCCGGCGCAGATGGCGGACCTGTGA
- a CDS encoding transglutaminase family protein produces the protein MDYATAKLVVDQIIDPATDVNAVRQELDHWEHAVRANVPAGADGRRTLDALLKTLYEPGPWNDGRPFRYDLHDPQGRNPANKRLAVYLATRKGNCVSMPILVAILGRRLGLTITLATVPKHVLAKFADDIQQAWINVEATGGGYKRDDSYIRDTGISQAALDHGIYLRPLYPHESLGVIASTLMEHYARLGDGDALMEVADLALAANPRDTVAMIWKANAIYLQIQVRYQRVYPRAAEIPPTEVADFHRLQRENHAWFAKAHALGWAETTQDQDARYLQSIEREKARGNQ, from the coding sequence GTGGACTACGCCACCGCCAAGCTGGTGGTGGACCAGATCATCGATCCCGCCACCGACGTTAATGCCGTCCGACAGGAACTTGACCACTGGGAGCACGCCGTCCGCGCCAACGTGCCCGCCGGCGCCGATGGCCGGCGGACGCTTGATGCCTTGCTCAAGACCCTGTACGAGCCCGGCCCCTGGAACGATGGCCGGCCCTTTCGCTACGACCTGCACGACCCCCAGGGCAGGAATCCGGCCAACAAGCGACTGGCGGTCTACCTGGCGACCCGCAAGGGCAACTGCGTGTCCATGCCCATCCTCGTCGCGATCCTCGGTCGGCGTCTCGGCCTGACGATCACATTGGCTACGGTACCCAAGCACGTCCTGGCCAAGTTTGCTGACGACATCCAACAGGCCTGGATCAACGTCGAGGCGACCGGCGGCGGCTACAAGCGCGACGATAGCTATATCCGCGATACCGGAATCAGCCAGGCCGCCTTGGACCACGGCATCTACCTGCGCCCGCTGTACCCGCACGAAAGCCTGGGCGTCATTGCCAGCACTCTCATGGAGCATTACGCGAGGCTAGGCGATGGCGATGCCCTGATGGAAGTGGCCGACCTGGCGCTGGCGGCCAACCCCCGGGACACCGTGGCGATGATCTGGAAGGCCAACGCGATCTATCTGCAGATCCAGGTCCGCTACCAGCGCGTCTACCCAAGGGCCGCCGAGATTCCGCCCACAGAGGTGGCGGACTTCCATCGCCTCCAGCGGGAGAACCATGCATGGTTTGCCAAGGCCCACGCGCTGGGCTGGGCTGAAACGACGCAGGATCAGGATGCCCGCTATCTTCAATCCATCGAGCGCGAGAAAGCCCGAGGAAACCAATGA
- a CDS encoding magnesium and cobalt transport protein CorA, whose amino-acid sequence MTLLPRTDHLPPVPQPPSAPGNPTCVITCAAYDGQGRRTNLTLDEISDVLARDDGAFVWVGLYEPEQAVLLKLQEEFGLHPLAIEDAGKAHQRPKLEAYGQSLFLAMHTAQVIDERIRYGETQAFLGQRYLITVRHGASLSYTPARERIEREPELLKLGPAYCLYTVLDFIVDNYLPIIEESRDTLFALERDIFSETYRGAVVRRLYDLKRELTLMRVAVGPLQDVLAQLVRTQNPLVPEEIRLYMRDVHDHALRVNDGIDTLREMLGTALSVNLSLVTLGQGETVKRLGAWAALLAAPTLMTSWYGMNFEGMPELHARFGYWVLIGAVAVTCGVLYVLFKRARWL is encoded by the coding sequence ATGACCCTGCTCCCTCGCACCGATCACCTGCCCCCCGTCCCGCAACCGCCCTCGGCTCCCGGCAATCCCACCTGCGTGATCACCTGCGCGGCCTACGATGGCCAGGGCAGGCGCACCAACCTCACCCTGGACGAGATCAGCGACGTGCTCGCCCGCGATGACGGGGCGTTCGTCTGGGTCGGCCTGTACGAACCCGAGCAGGCCGTGCTGCTGAAGCTGCAGGAGGAGTTCGGCCTGCATCCGCTGGCCATCGAGGACGCCGGCAAGGCGCACCAGCGGCCCAAGCTCGAGGCCTACGGGCAATCGCTGTTCCTGGCCATGCATACCGCCCAGGTCATCGACGAACGCATCCGCTACGGCGAGACCCAGGCATTCCTCGGCCAGCGCTACCTGATCACCGTGCGCCACGGCGCCTCGCTGTCCTACACCCCTGCGCGCGAGCGCATCGAGCGCGAGCCGGAGCTGCTCAAGCTGGGTCCGGCTTACTGCCTGTACACCGTGCTGGACTTCATCGTCGACAACTACCTGCCGATCATCGAGGAATCGCGCGACACGCTGTTCGCCCTGGAGCGCGACATCTTCTCCGAGACCTACCGCGGCGCGGTGGTGCGCCGGCTGTACGACCTCAAGCGCGAGCTGACCCTGATGCGCGTGGCGGTCGGGCCGCTGCAGGACGTCCTGGCCCAGCTGGTGCGTACCCAGAATCCGCTGGTGCCCGAGGAGATCCGGCTGTACATGCGCGACGTCCACGACCACGCGCTGCGGGTCAACGACGGCATCGACACCCTGCGCGAGATGCTCGGCACCGCGCTCAGCGTCAACCTCTCACTGGTGACGCTGGGCCAGGGCGAGACGGTCAAGCGCCTGGGCGCCTGGGCCGCGCTGCTGGCGGCGCCGACCCTGATGACCAGCTGGTACGGCATGAACTTCGAAGGCATGCCCGAGCTGCACGCGCGCTTCGGCTACTGGGTGCTGATCGGCGCGGTGGCGGTGACCTGCGGCGTGCTGTACGTGCTGTTCAAGCGGGCGCGGTGGCTGTAG
- a CDS encoding PadR family transcriptional regulator codes for MVDVDSQLKKFQKELSAGTVSLALLAVLAQAEEPLYGYLIAKRMELLGEGVLSGKQSALYPVLRNLEGAGLLDSHVEPSASGPPRRYYRITEPGRETLAQWAAAWRATRDSVDLVLRGTTA; via the coding sequence ATGGTCGATGTCGACAGCCAACTGAAGAAGTTCCAGAAGGAGCTCAGCGCCGGCACCGTCTCCCTGGCGCTGCTGGCGGTCCTGGCCCAAGCCGAGGAGCCGCTGTACGGCTACCTCATCGCCAAGCGCATGGAGCTGCTGGGCGAGGGCGTGCTGTCGGGCAAGCAGAGTGCGCTGTATCCGGTGCTGCGCAACCTGGAAGGCGCCGGCCTGCTGGACAGCCATGTCGAGCCGTCCGCGTCGGGGCCGCCGCGGCGCTACTACCGCATCACCGAGCCCGGGCGCGAAACCCTGGCGCAATGGGCCGCCGCCTGGCGCGCCACCCGAGATTCCGTCGATCTTGTCCTGAGGGGGACCACCGCATGA
- a CDS encoding sensor domain-containing protein, giving the protein MNAQGLPTTIPEYLEQLRAALKGADPAMIQDALYDAEEYLRAELAEQPGRSEAEVIASVAGSYGAPEEVADIYRQTEVTVSRALRPPPPPPRRSWVGRFFGVAADPRTYGALFYMLLSMITGTFYFTWLVTGVSISLGTLILIIGLPLLVLFFGSIRVLSLVEGRIVEALLGQRMPRRPLYTNRDRPWLSRIGDMFTDGRTWSTMLYLLLMLPLGIVYFTLATVLLSTSLSMLASPLLYFWNESLVWVDGVPVTINYAWAIPLVAFAGLVLLFISLHVARGIGHFHGWLAKHLLVHTPVV; this is encoded by the coding sequence ATGAACGCACAAGGTTTGCCCACCACCATCCCCGAATACCTGGAGCAGCTGCGCGCGGCGCTGAAGGGCGCCGACCCGGCCATGATCCAGGACGCGCTCTACGACGCCGAGGAATATCTGCGCGCCGAACTGGCAGAGCAGCCCGGCAGGAGCGAGGCCGAGGTGATCGCCTCGGTCGCCGGCAGCTACGGCGCACCGGAGGAAGTGGCCGACATCTACCGCCAGACCGAGGTCACGGTGAGCCGCGCGCTGCGTCCGCCGCCGCCACCGCCGCGCCGCTCCTGGGTGGGACGCTTCTTCGGCGTGGCCGCCGACCCGCGCACCTATGGCGCGCTGTTCTACATGCTGCTGTCGATGATCACCGGCACGTTCTATTTCACCTGGCTGGTCACCGGCGTGTCGATCTCGCTGGGCACGCTGATCCTGATCATCGGACTGCCGCTGCTGGTGCTGTTCTTCGGTTCGATCCGGGTGCTGTCGCTGGTTGAGGGGCGCATCGTCGAAGCGCTGCTGGGCCAGCGCATGCCGCGCCGTCCGCTGTACACCAACCGCGACCGCCCCTGGCTGTCGCGCATCGGCGACATGTTCACCGACGGCCGCACCTGGAGCACCATGCTCTACCTGCTGCTGATGCTGCCGCTGGGCATCGTGTACTTCACCCTGGCCACGGTCCTGCTGTCGACCTCGCTGAGCATGCTGGCCTCGCCACTGCTGTACTTCTGGAACGAATCGCTGGTCTGGGTCGACGGCGTCCCGGTGACCATCAACTATGCCTGGGCGATCCCGCTGGTGGCCTTCGCCGGCCTGGTGCTGCTGTTCATCAGCCTGCACGTGGCGCGCGGAATCGGGCACTTCCATGGCTGGCTCGCCAAGCATCTGCTGGTGCATACACCGGTGGTGTAG